One stretch of Funiculus sociatus GB2-C1 DNA includes these proteins:
- the tsf gene encoding translation elongation factor Ts — translation MAEISAKVVQELRQKTGVGMMDCKKALKETDGDMDKAIEWLRQKNMIKAGKMETRAATDGLIGSYIDTAGRVGVLVEVNCQTDFVARNEAFKTLVQNIAMQAADASDVESLMSQPYIHDQNITVQELVKQNISQLGENIQVRRFERFVLDEGTSGLVGSYIHTGGRVGVLVEVNCQSDEVAASEGFKTLVQNVAMQIAACPNVEYVKVSDIPAEVVEREKGIEMGRDDLGNKPQNIKEKIVQGRIDKRLQEMTLMDQPYIRDQSIAVEDLVKQHVTQLGGNIEVRHFVRYILGEGLEKQESNFAEEVAAQMGGNK, via the coding sequence ATGGCGGAAATATCTGCAAAAGTCGTCCAAGAGCTGCGCCAAAAAACAGGTGTCGGCATGATGGACTGCAAAAAAGCGCTCAAAGAAACCGACGGTGACATGGACAAAGCCATTGAATGGCTGCGCCAGAAAAATATGATCAAGGCGGGGAAGATGGAAACCCGCGCCGCCACCGATGGGTTGATCGGCAGCTACATCGACACTGCGGGAAGAGTTGGCGTTTTGGTGGAAGTTAACTGCCAAACCGACTTTGTTGCCCGCAACGAAGCGTTTAAAACCCTGGTGCAGAACATTGCGATGCAGGCAGCGGACGCTTCTGATGTCGAGTCGCTGATGTCTCAGCCGTACATTCACGACCAAAATATTACAGTCCAAGAGTTGGTGAAGCAAAACATCAGCCAGTTGGGTGAAAACATTCAGGTGCGTCGCTTTGAGCGGTTTGTGCTGGATGAAGGAACTTCCGGGCTAGTAGGCAGCTACATCCACACAGGGGGACGAGTTGGCGTTTTGGTGGAAGTGAACTGCCAAAGCGATGAGGTTGCGGCCAGTGAAGGATTCAAAACTCTGGTGCAGAACGTTGCCATGCAAATTGCTGCTTGTCCCAACGTGGAATATGTGAAAGTCAGCGACATCCCCGCCGAAGTCGTTGAGAGGGAAAAGGGAATTGAAATGGGGCGGGATGACCTGGGGAATAAGCCGCAGAACATCAAGGAAAAGATTGTTCAAGGGCGAATTGACAAGCGCCTGCAAGAGATGACCTTGATGGATCAGCCTTACATTCGCGACCAAAGCATCGCGGTGGAAGATTTGGTGAAGCAACACGTTACCCAGTTAGGTGGAAACATCGAAGTGCGTCACTTTGTCCGGTATATCCTGGGCGAAGGGCTAGAAAAGCAAGAAAGCAATTTTGCTGAGGAAGTTGCAGCTCAAATGGGCGGCAATAAGTAA